From the Pseudoalteromonas tunicata genome, one window contains:
- the metL gene encoding bifunctional aspartate kinase/homoserine dehydrogenase II, whose amino-acid sequence MTRSVHKFGGSSLSSAKRYHAVTNIILQQAALGDVVVVSAAGKTTDTLVKLWQSYRQADQQAISDVLALLSANQFELIADLLTDSYKDSALELLDAELISIGEKIASQHLQEAHLLAHGELWSARLLGLYLQQLNVAAQSFDARELLTLAQGVLQHEKNVIACGQFSATKYNVVTGFIASDEQGQTITLGRNGSDYSATLFARYICAESVSIWTDTQGVFSTDPRKVKQAIRYGKICRGQANLLARLGNPVLHAKTLTPLKDTDIKLVVRSSFDSSSAATEIVKEGFAKQKRFITNLDHYDLLKVADLHEGEVGELSRIVQHALHHFVEKDEVYLLVPAALGHQVLTLLAGRCNLVESNVSGIALVCQHGDGHQLAQSAKVILAENNVNLRFIYSHEDYCILLCEQQLDTDRLTILHDKLVSVSQELAVVVAGLGNVGTVFLEQLKEQLSRLNQLLPVKLVGLIRSEQMLFNPTGIDVQNWQAAWQTHAVSYHEAELLSHLAELDYEHKLVIDITASEQFSQLYPQFVAHNCHLICANKYAGTAPLAWYEQLQQSLKQRNLQWRYNTSVGAGLPINFALNDLQNSGDKVQRLSGVFSGTLSWLCSQYTAEVPFSELVMQAKAMGYSEPDPREDLSGRDVQRKLLILARELGLNLELDDIVLSPLMPEALSNGDWEFFVDNLALLDTYVSELAAKAALEDKVLRYVAELVLSDDKVTAQVGLQGVAKQDSLATLKPGDNIFVINSRWYQDNPLVIQGPGAGKEVTAAGVHSDLYWLCVSLAK is encoded by the coding sequence ATGACTCGTTCAGTACACAAATTTGGTGGTTCAAGCTTAAGTAGTGCCAAGCGCTATCATGCAGTGACTAATATTATTTTACAGCAAGCGGCACTTGGTGATGTTGTTGTAGTTTCAGCCGCAGGTAAAACGACTGATACCTTAGTTAAGCTTTGGCAGAGTTATCGCCAAGCCGATCAGCAGGCTATATCGGATGTTTTAGCATTACTTTCGGCAAATCAGTTTGAATTAATTGCTGATTTATTAACTGATTCTTATAAAGATTCAGCGCTTGAGCTGTTGGATGCCGAGCTTATTTCGATAGGCGAAAAAATTGCCTCGCAACATTTACAAGAGGCTCATCTTTTAGCGCATGGTGAGCTGTGGTCTGCACGGTTATTAGGTTTATATTTACAGCAGCTAAATGTTGCAGCACAAAGCTTTGATGCCAGAGAGCTGCTGACCTTAGCGCAAGGTGTATTGCAACATGAGAAAAACGTAATTGCCTGTGGGCAATTTAGTGCAACAAAATATAATGTTGTTACAGGTTTTATCGCAAGTGATGAACAAGGGCAAACCATTACACTCGGTCGTAATGGGAGTGACTATAGTGCGACTTTATTTGCGCGTTATATCTGTGCTGAGAGTGTTTCAATTTGGACTGATACCCAAGGTGTATTTAGTACTGATCCTCGCAAAGTAAAACAAGCGATTCGTTATGGTAAAATTTGCCGTGGTCAAGCAAATTTGCTTGCTCGTTTGGGAAATCCAGTTTTACATGCCAAAACACTAACCCCGCTTAAAGACACTGATATTAAACTTGTTGTGCGCAGTAGTTTTGATAGTAGCAGTGCGGCGACTGAAATCGTAAAAGAAGGATTTGCGAAACAAAAACGTTTTATCACCAATCTAGATCATTACGATTTATTAAAAGTTGCAGATTTACATGAAGGTGAAGTGGGTGAGCTAAGTCGGATAGTACAGCACGCACTTCATCATTTTGTGGAAAAAGATGAGGTATATTTACTTGTGCCAGCTGCTTTAGGTCATCAAGTTTTAACTCTGTTGGCTGGGCGTTGTAATCTAGTTGAGTCAAATGTGTCGGGTATTGCCTTGGTGTGTCAGCATGGAGATGGCCATCAATTAGCGCAATCGGCAAAAGTAATTTTGGCAGAAAATAACGTTAATTTACGTTTTATTTATAGTCATGAAGATTATTGTATTCTGCTTTGTGAGCAGCAGTTAGATACTGACAGATTAACAATTTTGCATGATAAGTTAGTCAGTGTTTCACAAGAGTTGGCTGTGGTTGTGGCGGGCTTGGGCAATGTAGGTACCGTATTCTTAGAGCAGTTAAAAGAGCAGTTAAGTCGTTTAAATCAATTATTGCCCGTGAAGCTGGTTGGCTTAATACGCAGCGAGCAAATGTTATTTAATCCTACTGGGATTGATGTGCAAAATTGGCAAGCTGCTTGGCAGACTCATGCGGTGTCATACCATGAAGCTGAATTATTAAGTCATTTAGCTGAGCTAGATTATGAGCATAAGTTAGTGATTGATATCACAGCAAGTGAGCAGTTTAGTCAATTGTATCCTCAGTTTGTTGCTCATAACTGCCACCTTATTTGTGCCAATAAATACGCTGGAACAGCTCCACTTGCTTGGTATGAGCAATTACAACAAAGCTTAAAGCAGCGTAACTTGCAGTGGCGTTATAATACGTCGGTTGGAGCTGGGTTACCGATTAACTTTGCATTAAATGATTTACAAAACTCTGGTGATAAAGTGCAAAGGCTTAGCGGTGTTTTTTCTGGTACGTTATCTTGGCTTTGCAGCCAATATACCGCTGAAGTGCCTTTTTCTGAATTAGTTATGCAAGCCAAAGCGATGGGTTATAGTGAGCCCGACCCGAGAGAAGATCTTTCTGGCCGAGATGTACAGCGTAAGTTACTTATTTTAGCCAGAGAGTTGGGTTTAAACTTAGAGCTTGATGACATTGTGCTTTCGCCTTTAATGCCCGAAGCTTTAAGTAACGGTGATTGGGAATTTTTTGTTGATAATCTTGCATTACTTGATACTTATGTCAGCGAGCTTGCTGCAAAGGCTGCGTTAGAAGATAAAGTATTGCGTTATGTTGCTGAATTGGTTTTATCGGATGATAAAGTGACAGCTCAAGTTGGCTTGCAAGGTGTTGCGAAACAAGATTCTTTAGCAACCTTAAAGCCAGGTGATAACATCTTTGTCATTAACAGCCGTTGGTACCAAGATAATCCTTTGGTGATCCAAGGTCCGGGAGCCGGCAAAGAGGTGACGGCTGCGGGTGTGCATTCTGATTTATATTGGTTATGTGTTTCGTTAGCTAAATAA
- a CDS encoding penicillin-binding protein 1A, with amino-acid sequence MTLFKNILRFLIICSTLGVLSIIALYYYVKSDIPSVQVLKDVQLQSPLLVFTKDGKLINQFGEKRRIPLSIEQIPQNLINALIATEDSRFYDHPGVDPIGIIRSALVVITTGQKKQGASTLTMQVARGFFLTREKAYIRKIKEIFIALHIEQLLSKDEILELYLNKMEFGNRAFGVGAAAQVYFGKNISELTLSQHAMLAGLLQAPSALNPFRHPQRAKKRRNIVLARMLDEKYITEAVYQEAIKEPITAKFHGAEIEVSAPYISEMVRAEMVKQFGEEDAYNKGFRVYTTIEANTQLMAEKAVVDNLEQYDTRHGYRGPHLHLWDFETQAAWAPRDILDYLAQIKEFNDLKAAVVTDIQDQSITALVKDGRFVTVQWDGLKWARSYLRNSKQGPAPSSASQILNPGAAIWLKEAQDGQWSLSQIPQVSGALVSLNPQDGAIKAIVGGYSFEQSQYNRAVQAKRQVGSNIKPFIYSAALENGFTLASIVNDAPINKWDETNGTAWRPKNDPEVYVGPIRVRRALGESKNVISVRLLRAVGLSKTADYLLNFGFNPADIQRNESLALGSISLTPLELATGMATFANGGHLIEPYFISRIDDANNKTIRQAQPLVACAECSNDEIKDSFHYAPRVISVQNSFLIADALKSGIWGGGSWKHKTSWRGTGWRAQKLNRHDLSGKTGTTNDAVDTWFTGFNRDLLTTTWVGFDSPGISLGRTSYNSNLDKNQTFLGESGAKTALPAWIGFMEFALQDMPISNVYQPDGLISVRIDYASGLLSDKTDHTSGFEFFTKETVPTQYAQPKAEAIFEVSSPEPEDDELF; translated from the coding sequence GTGACTTTATTTAAAAACATTTTACGTTTTCTTATCATTTGTAGCACTTTAGGTGTTTTGAGCATAATAGCTTTGTACTATTATGTTAAATCTGATATCCCTAGTGTACAAGTATTAAAAGACGTCCAGCTCCAATCTCCACTACTAGTATTTACAAAAGATGGCAAACTAATCAATCAGTTTGGTGAAAAAAGACGCATACCATTAAGCATAGAACAAATACCACAGAATCTAATAAATGCTCTTATTGCAACTGAGGATAGCCGCTTTTATGACCATCCAGGCGTAGACCCGATTGGTATTATTCGCTCAGCGCTGGTCGTTATTACTACAGGACAAAAAAAGCAAGGTGCAAGCACTCTGACAATGCAAGTTGCTAGGGGATTTTTTCTAACCCGAGAAAAAGCCTATATCCGTAAAATAAAAGAAATTTTTATTGCACTTCATATTGAACAACTACTGAGCAAAGATGAAATTTTAGAGCTTTATTTGAACAAAATGGAGTTTGGCAATCGCGCATTTGGAGTAGGCGCGGCAGCACAAGTTTATTTTGGCAAAAACATTAGTGAACTAACACTTTCGCAACATGCAATGCTTGCAGGATTACTCCAAGCACCATCGGCACTAAATCCATTTAGACATCCTCAAAGAGCTAAAAAACGCCGTAATATTGTATTGGCGAGAATGCTTGACGAAAAATATATTACTGAAGCGGTTTATCAAGAAGCTATCAAAGAACCAATCACAGCGAAATTCCATGGTGCTGAAATTGAAGTATCTGCTCCCTATATTTCTGAAATGGTTCGTGCCGAAATGGTCAAGCAATTTGGTGAAGAGGACGCTTATAACAAAGGATTTCGGGTTTACACCACGATTGAAGCTAATACACAGTTAATGGCCGAAAAGGCTGTTGTTGATAATTTAGAGCAATACGACACTCGCCATGGTTACCGTGGCCCACACCTTCATCTGTGGGATTTTGAAACGCAAGCGGCTTGGGCACCTCGTGACATCCTCGATTATTTGGCTCAGATTAAAGAGTTTAATGATTTAAAGGCTGCTGTAGTCACAGATATTCAAGACCAATCAATCACAGCTCTCGTTAAAGATGGTCGTTTTGTCACCGTTCAATGGGATGGTTTAAAATGGGCCCGTTCATACTTGCGCAATAGTAAACAAGGTCCCGCTCCTTCAAGTGCTAGTCAAATACTCAATCCTGGCGCTGCAATTTGGTTAAAAGAAGCGCAGGATGGGCAATGGAGTTTAAGTCAAATTCCGCAAGTATCTGGCGCGCTAGTCTCTTTAAACCCACAAGATGGCGCAATAAAAGCCATTGTTGGTGGCTACAGCTTTGAACAAAGTCAGTACAACAGAGCGGTACAAGCCAAAAGGCAGGTCGGCTCAAACATAAAACCTTTTATTTATTCTGCCGCATTAGAAAATGGATTCACCCTTGCTAGCATAGTAAATGATGCTCCAATTAATAAATGGGACGAAACAAATGGCACGGCTTGGCGGCCAAAGAATGATCCTGAGGTTTATGTTGGCCCAATCCGTGTTAGACGCGCACTTGGAGAATCTAAAAACGTTATTTCAGTCCGATTGTTAAGGGCTGTGGGACTAAGCAAAACCGCTGATTACCTGTTAAATTTTGGTTTTAATCCAGCTGATATCCAACGTAATGAATCACTAGCGCTTGGTAGTATTTCACTCACCCCTCTTGAACTTGCAACTGGAATGGCAACTTTTGCCAACGGCGGTCATTTAATCGAGCCATATTTTATTAGTCGTATTGATGATGCAAATAACAAAACCATCAGACAAGCACAACCTTTAGTAGCCTGCGCTGAGTGTTCAAACGATGAAATTAAGGATAGTTTTCATTACGCCCCGCGCGTGATCAGCGTCCAAAACTCATTTTTAATTGCAGATGCCTTAAAAAGTGGTATCTGGGGTGGCGGTAGCTGGAAACATAAAACCTCTTGGCGAGGTACGGGCTGGCGCGCTCAAAAATTAAATCGCCATGATTTATCAGGTAAAACTGGTACCACTAATGATGCTGTGGATACTTGGTTTACTGGTTTTAATCGCGACCTGCTTACCACAACCTGGGTCGGTTTTGACAGCCCTGGAATTAGCCTTGGTCGAACAAGTTACAACAGTAACTTAGATAAAAATCAAACCTTTCTTGGTGAATCGGGAGCGAAAACGGCTTTGCCAGCTTGGATAGGGTTTATGGAATTTGCGTTACAAGACATGCCAATTTCAAATGTTTACCAACCCGATGGGTTAATCTCGGTGCGTATTGATTATGCATCAGGATTATTAAGCGATAAAACAGACCATACAAGTGGATTTGAGTTTTTTACCAAAGAAACGGTGCCAACTCAATATGCACAACCAAAAGCAGAAGCTATTTTCGAAGTGAGCTCACCAGAGCCGGAAGATGATGAGTTGTTTTAA
- the metB gene encoding cystathionine gamma-synthase, translating to MNDTKKATIAVRKGIEADKHHGAVVPPLYLSTTYSFADFNTKRAYDYGRSGNPTRDILAETLAELEGGAKGIVTATGMAAVHLVTQLLSSQDTLVIPHDCYGGSYRLFTSLEKRGLLKLKVVNFTLDKSFDDIEQIKPKLIWIETPSNPLLRLTDIAKVVATAKKCGALVAADNTFLSPALQNPIEFGVDVVVHSTTKYINGHSDVVGGAVIARTQELGDELAWWANNIGITGAPFDSYLTLRGIRTLNVRIKQHEQNAFLIAEYLERSPFVKSVYYPGLESHPQHQLAKQQQRGFGGMVSFDIKGDINDAARFLTNCKHFTLAESLGGVESLICHPATMTHAGMDPQARLEAGVGDTLIRISVGIEDIEDLLADLERNFSETRPGEDKGQPVAEPKPVKADEQNNSSAAFCFSPAHVALW from the coding sequence ATGAACGATACCAAAAAAGCGACTATCGCAGTCCGTAAAGGAATAGAAGCTGATAAACATCACGGCGCAGTCGTGCCACCTCTATATTTATCAACAACTTATTCTTTTGCCGATTTTAATACCAAGCGCGCATATGATTATGGCCGCAGTGGTAATCCAACTCGAGATATCTTAGCTGAAACATTAGCTGAGCTTGAAGGTGGCGCAAAAGGTATAGTTACCGCAACAGGCATGGCTGCGGTTCATTTAGTGACTCAGCTGTTATCAAGCCAAGACACTTTAGTGATCCCTCATGATTGTTATGGTGGTAGTTATCGTCTTTTCACTAGTTTAGAAAAGCGTGGCTTATTAAAATTAAAAGTTGTTAATTTTACTCTAGATAAGAGTTTTGATGATATTGAACAAATTAAACCTAAGTTAATTTGGATTGAGACGCCAAGTAATCCGCTTTTACGTTTAACTGATATTGCTAAAGTTGTTGCTACAGCAAAAAAATGTGGTGCTTTAGTTGCTGCGGATAACACGTTTTTATCGCCAGCATTGCAAAATCCTATTGAATTTGGTGTTGATGTTGTTGTGCATTCAACAACTAAATATATTAATGGACACTCGGATGTTGTTGGTGGTGCGGTGATTGCTCGTACTCAAGAGCTTGGTGATGAGCTTGCTTGGTGGGCTAATAATATTGGCATTACCGGCGCACCATTTGATAGTTATTTAACTTTGCGCGGTATTCGCACTTTGAATGTCCGGATCAAGCAACATGAGCAAAATGCCTTTTTAATCGCCGAATATTTAGAGCGTAGCCCTTTTGTTAAAAGTGTTTATTACCCTGGGCTTGAATCTCACCCGCAACATCAATTAGCTAAACAGCAACAGCGTGGTTTTGGCGGTATGGTTAGTTTTGATATTAAAGGTGATATCAACGATGCAGCTCGTTTTTTAACTAATTGCAAGCACTTCACCTTGGCTGAGTCTTTAGGTGGCGTTGAAAGCTTAATTTGCCATCCAGCGACTATGACTCATGCAGGAATGGATCCTCAGGCTCGTTTAGAGGCTGGGGTAGGTGATACTTTAATTCGTATTTCAGTGGGTATTGAGGATATTGAAGATTTACTCGCAGATTTAGAGCGAAACTTTTCTGAAACTCGCCCTGGTGAAGATAAGGGCCAGCCAGTAGCTGAGCCAAAGCCAGTTAAAGCAGATGAGCAAAATAACTCTTCAGCCGCATTTTGTTTTAGCCCTGCTCACGTTGCATTATGGTAA